In Streptomyces longhuiensis, the following proteins share a genomic window:
- a CDS encoding HEAT repeat domain-containing protein encodes MFDPVIAPSGTLLGLLQRGRGDGTLHALTAPRAEALAALNHCVLSDPRHDWQVENRSLYYARLYLDLHGELGEIERHLFDPDDVLNTDESRTGLALAVLGHLASYGRRDALELLRRYAAFGSSWAWALDELALRDDDAGLRVLAAPILDRFPEDAEGDAELAAAVRDAYEPRPWRLWADDPREAIGARVRAARERGSFDQWQRQMRPSGPRPGWSVRAVFDWAQEGLERGAVLYVPAARCLTAVAGPGDRAEIVQAALTGHDGARSTALRYLADAHDPDVLDLIEAAVESPSHAVVDAALDAFERMRTVASLERARRWAPRPDALGAAAGRMLACRGGAQDTELVLAALREAVRGEGADAPTLWPLVDGAGRLGIACAAPVLRHVYRETASSHLRGHAAKALAATDPSFAAGFAVECLWDCEESTREVAARHAETGDARVVDQLRRLAADPAEEAEVQTAVRSRIGPDATAL; translated from the coding sequence ATGTTCGATCCGGTCATAGCGCCCAGCGGTACGCTGCTCGGCCTGCTGCAGAGGGGCCGCGGCGACGGCACCCTGCACGCGCTGACGGCGCCGCGCGCCGAAGCGCTCGCGGCTCTCAATCACTGTGTGCTGAGCGACCCCCGCCACGACTGGCAGGTGGAGAACCGCTCGCTCTACTACGCCCGTCTCTACCTCGACCTCCACGGAGAGCTCGGGGAGATCGAGCGACACCTCTTCGACCCCGACGACGTCCTCAATACGGACGAGTCACGCACGGGCCTCGCGCTCGCGGTCCTCGGCCACCTCGCCTCGTACGGCAGGCGGGACGCCCTCGAGCTGCTGCGCCGCTACGCCGCCTTCGGGTCCAGCTGGGCCTGGGCGCTCGACGAGCTGGCCCTGCGCGACGACGACGCGGGGCTGCGCGTGCTCGCCGCCCCCATCCTCGACAGATTCCCCGAGGACGCCGAGGGCGACGCCGAACTCGCCGCCGCCGTGCGCGACGCCTACGAACCGCGCCCCTGGCGGCTGTGGGCGGACGACCCGAGGGAAGCCATCGGTGCCCGCGTGCGCGCCGCCCGGGAACGAGGCTCCTTCGACCAGTGGCAGCGCCAGATGCGCCCCTCCGGGCCACGCCCCGGCTGGAGCGTGCGGGCCGTCTTCGACTGGGCCCAGGAAGGCCTCGAACGGGGAGCCGTCCTGTACGTGCCCGCCGCGCGCTGCCTGACCGCCGTCGCCGGCCCCGGCGACAGGGCCGAGATCGTCCAGGCCGCGCTCACCGGGCACGACGGCGCCCGCAGCACAGCCCTGCGCTATCTCGCCGACGCCCATGATCCCGACGTACTCGATCTGATCGAGGCCGCCGTGGAGAGCCCCTCGCACGCCGTCGTGGACGCTGCCCTCGACGCCTTCGAACGCATGCGGACGGTCGCCTCCCTGGAGCGCGCCCGCCGCTGGGCCCCAAGGCCCGACGCCCTCGGCGCCGCCGCAGGACGCATGCTCGCCTGCCGCGGCGGCGCCCAGGACACCGAACTGGTCCTGGCCGCACTGCGCGAGGCGGTGCGCGGCGAAGGCGCCGACGCACCGACACTGTGGCCCCTGGTCGACGGAGCCGGACGCCTCGGCATCGCCTGCGCCGCCCCCGTCCTGCGCCACGTCTACCGAGAGACCGCCTCGTCCCATCTGCGCGGACACGCCGCCAAGGCCCTGGCCGCCACCGACCCGTCCTTCGCCGCCGGATTCGCCGTCGAATGCCTGTGGGACTGCGAGGAGTCGACCCGCGAGGTCGCCGCGCGCCACGCGGAGACGGGCGACGCGCGCGTCGTGGACCAGCTCCGCAGACTCGCCGCCGACCCGGCCGAGGAGGCCGAGGTGCAGACCGCGGTGCGCAGCAGAATAGGACCGGACGCGACGGCTTTGTGA
- a CDS encoding ankyrin repeat domain-containing protein has translation MSEVPDPEVVELATKIFDLARRGESEQLASYVDAGVSANLTNDRGDSLVMLAAYHGHAEAVRALLARGADADRANDRGQTPLAGAVFKGADEVIRALLDGGADPAAGTPSAVDTARMFGKAELLELFGTS, from the coding sequence ATGAGCGAAGTCCCCGACCCCGAGGTCGTGGAACTGGCGACCAAGATCTTCGATCTTGCGCGCCGGGGCGAGAGCGAACAGCTCGCCTCCTATGTCGACGCGGGCGTATCGGCGAACCTCACGAACGACCGTGGCGACTCCCTCGTGATGCTCGCCGCCTATCACGGGCACGCCGAGGCGGTCCGTGCGCTCCTCGCGCGCGGTGCCGACGCCGATCGTGCCAACGACCGGGGCCAGACCCCGCTCGCGGGCGCCGTCTTCAAGGGCGCGGACGAAGTGATCCGGGCACTGCTGGACGGCGGCGCCGACCCGGCGGCGGGGACCCCGTCGGCGGTCGACACCGCCCGGATGTTCGGCAAGGCGGAGCTTCTGGAGCTCTTCGGCACTTCCTGA
- a CDS encoding PLP-dependent aminotransferase family protein, with translation MAQWTSAVGAAQLARLLTSQQTRPPGPGSRRPPAYRALADGIRLLVLEGRVPVAARLPAERELAVSLAVSRTTVAAAYEALRGEGFLESRRGAGSWTAVPAGNPLPARGLEPLPPEALGSMIDLGTAALPAPEPWLTRAVQGALGELPPYAHTHGDYPAGLPALREMLAERYTARGIPTMPEQIMVTTGAMGAIDAICHLFAGRGERIAVESPSYANILQLMREEGARLVPVAMAEGLAGWDLDRWRQVLRDAAPRLAYVVADFHNPTGALADEDQRRQLVEAARSAGTVLVVDETMTELHFDPDLDMPRRVCAFDPAGSTVITVGSASKAFWAGMRIGWVRAAPDVIRSLVAARAYADLGTPVLEQLAVNWLLSTGGWEDAVELRRSQARDNSAALVAALRREVPDWEFDVPVGGLTLWVRAGGLSGSRLAEVGERVGVRVPSGPRFGVDGAFEGYVRLPFTVSGAVADEAAVRLAAAARLVREGGASGAEPPRTLIA, from the coding sequence ATGGCTCAGTGGACTTCGGCGGTGGGCGCGGCTCAGCTCGCCCGGCTGCTCACCTCCCAGCAGACGCGCCCTCCGGGCCCCGGAAGCCGCCGTCCGCCCGCCTACCGTGCCTTGGCCGACGGCATCCGCCTCCTCGTCCTCGAAGGCCGCGTGCCCGTCGCGGCGCGCCTGCCCGCCGAACGCGAGCTCGCCGTCTCCCTGGCCGTCAGCCGCACGACCGTCGCCGCCGCCTACGAGGCGCTGCGCGGCGAGGGGTTCCTCGAATCACGCAGGGGAGCGGGCAGCTGGACGGCCGTGCCCGCCGGGAACCCGCTGCCCGCGCGCGGCCTCGAACCCCTGCCGCCCGAGGCTCTCGGCTCGATGATCGACCTCGGCACCGCGGCCCTGCCCGCCCCCGAGCCCTGGCTGACCCGCGCCGTCCAGGGCGCGCTCGGCGAGCTCCCGCCCTACGCGCACACCCACGGTGACTACCCTGCGGGCCTGCCCGCGCTGCGCGAGATGCTGGCCGAGCGCTACACCGCCCGCGGCATTCCGACCATGCCCGAGCAGATCATGGTGACCACGGGCGCGATGGGTGCGATCGACGCGATCTGCCATCTCTTCGCGGGCCGCGGCGAGCGCATCGCCGTCGAGTCACCCTCGTACGCCAACATCCTCCAGCTCATGCGCGAGGAGGGCGCCCGGCTCGTCCCGGTCGCCATGGCCGAGGGGCTCGCGGGATGGGACCTCGACCGCTGGCGGCAGGTCCTGCGCGACGCGGCGCCCCGGCTCGCCTACGTCGTCGCCGACTTCCACAACCCCACCGGGGCGCTCGCCGACGAGGACCAGCGCAGGCAGCTCGTCGAGGCGGCGCGCTCGGCCGGCACGGTGCTCGTCGTCGACGAGACCATGACCGAGCTCCACTTCGACCCCGACCTGGACATGCCCCGCCGCGTCTGCGCCTTCGATCCGGCGGGCTCCACCGTCATCACGGTCGGCTCGGCGAGCAAGGCGTTCTGGGCGGGCATGCGCATCGGCTGGGTGCGGGCGGCGCCCGATGTGATCCGCAGCCTCGTGGCCGCGCGCGCCTACGCCGACCTCGGCACGCCGGTCCTGGAGCAGCTGGCCGTGAACTGGCTGCTCAGTACGGGCGGTTGGGAGGACGCCGTGGAGCTGCGCCGCAGCCAGGCGAGGGACAACAGTGCCGCGCTGGTCGCCGCGCTGCGCCGCGAAGTGCCCGACTGGGAGTTCGACGTACCGGTCGGCGGGCTGACGCTGTGGGTGCGCGCCGGAGGTCTGTCGGGGTCCCGGCTCGCGGAGGTCGGCGAACGCGTCGGCGTGCGGGTGCCCTCGGGTCCCCGCTTCGGGGTGGACGGCGCCTTCGAGGGCTATGTGCGGCTGCCGTTCACCGTCTCCGGGGCGGTCGCCGACGAGGCGGCGGTGCGGCTCGCGGCGGCGGCGCGGCTCGTGCGGGAAGGCGGAGCGTCCGGGGCGGAGCCGCCGCGGACGCTCATCGCATAG
- a CDS encoding YczE/YyaS/YitT family protein, with product MSASSTPPGPGLTRRLLQLYVGLALYGVSSGLLVKAGLGLEPWNVLHQGLAELTGLSIGVVSIIVGALVLLLWIPIKQRPGLGTVSNVFVVGIAMDGALAVVPDVHALGIRIPLMVAAIVLNGVATGLYIAASFGPGPRDGLMTGLHRRTGRSLRLVRTTIEVAVVVTGFVLGGTIGVGTVLYAVAIGPLAQVFLRVFASPAPPEAPTAVAGASPEGAILPR from the coding sequence TTGTCCGCGTCGTCCACGCCACCCGGCCCGGGTCTCACTCGGCGCCTCCTCCAGCTCTATGTCGGCCTGGCGCTGTACGGCGTGAGTTCCGGCCTCCTCGTGAAGGCGGGGCTCGGCCTGGAGCCGTGGAACGTGCTCCACCAGGGCCTCGCCGAACTCACGGGGCTCTCCATCGGCGTCGTGTCGATCATCGTGGGCGCCCTGGTGCTGCTCCTGTGGATCCCGATCAAGCAGCGTCCCGGCCTCGGCACCGTCTCGAACGTCTTCGTGGTCGGCATCGCGATGGACGGCGCGCTGGCCGTCGTCCCCGATGTGCACGCCCTCGGGATCCGGATCCCGCTGATGGTGGCGGCGATCGTCCTGAACGGCGTGGCGACGGGCCTCTACATCGCCGCCTCCTTCGGGCCCGGCCCGCGCGACGGCCTGATGACGGGGCTGCACCGGCGTACCGGCCGCTCGCTCCGGCTGGTGCGCACGACCATCGAGGTCGCGGTGGTCGTGACGGGCTTCGTCCTCGGCGGCACCATCGGCGTCGGCACCGTCCTGTACGCCGTGGCGATCGGCCCGCTGGCCCAGGTGTTCCTGAGGGTCTTCGCCTCCCCCGCGCCGCCCGAGGCACCCACCGCGGTTGCCGGCGCGTCACCCGAAGGGGCGATACTTCCGCGGTGA
- a CDS encoding glycerophosphodiester phosphodiesterase — protein MTTRVRHPYLDRSGPLAFAHRGGTADGLENTMAAFRRSVDLGYRYIETDVHATSDGTLVAFHDATLDRVTDAAGRIADLPWSDVRPARVAGREPVPLFEELLETFPDVHWNVDVKAEPALLPLLELIGRMDAWDRVCVGSFSETRVARAQSLAGPRLATSYGTRGVLGLRLRSLGLPAALRPSAVCAQVPVAQSGIRVVDRRFVRAAHARGLQVHVWTVNDRAQMSELLDLGVDGIMTDHIETLRDVLKDRGAWT, from the coding sequence GTGACCACGCGCGTACGCCATCCCTATCTCGACCGTTCCGGACCGCTGGCCTTCGCTCATCGCGGCGGGACGGCCGACGGCCTGGAGAACACGATGGCGGCGTTCCGGCGCTCCGTGGACCTCGGCTACCGCTACATCGAGACGGATGTGCACGCCACGTCCGACGGCACGCTCGTGGCCTTCCACGACGCGACGCTCGACCGGGTCACCGATGCGGCGGGCCGGATAGCGGACCTCCCTTGGAGCGACGTGCGCCCCGCGCGCGTGGCGGGCCGCGAACCGGTGCCGCTCTTCGAGGAACTCCTGGAGACCTTCCCCGACGTGCACTGGAACGTGGACGTCAAGGCCGAACCCGCGCTGCTCCCGTTGCTCGAGCTGATCGGCCGCATGGACGCGTGGGACCGGGTCTGCGTCGGCTCGTTCTCGGAGACCCGGGTGGCCAGGGCACAGTCCCTCGCGGGTCCCCGCCTCGCCACGTCGTACGGCACGCGTGGCGTGCTCGGCCTGCGGCTGCGGTCCCTCGGGCTGCCCGCGGCGCTGCGCCCTTCGGCGGTGTGCGCCCAGGTACCCGTGGCCCAGTCGGGGATACGCGTCGTCGACCGGCGCTTCGTCCGCGCGGCCCACGCGCGCGGGCTCCAGGTCCATGTGTGGACCGTCAACGACCGCGCACAGATGAGTGAACTCCTCGACCTCGGCGTGGATGGCATCATGACCGATCACATCGAGACGCTGCGTGACGTGCTCAAGGACCGGGGAGCCTGGACCTGA
- a CDS encoding MFS transporter: protein MGSDTVRAEPAGDEAAQRRREQRGWYFYDWACSVYSTSVLTVFLGPYLTAVAKSAADADGFVHPLGIPVRAGAFFAYAVSASVIVSILVMPLAGAAADRTGRKKPLLAVSAYLGAAATAGMFFLDGDRYLLGGFLLVVANASLAVSMVLYNSYLPQIAPPEERDAVSSRGWAFGYASGALVLVANLVLYSGHDSFGVSESTAVRICLASAGVWWGAFTLVPLRRLRDRRTAPAGDGAATVPGWRQLASTVRDMRRRPLTLSFLLAYLVYNDGIQTVISQASVYGSEELGLDQSTLIVAVLLVQVLAVAGALAMGRLARTYGAKNTILGSLIAWTVTIGAGYFLPSGAPVWFFALAAGIGLVLGGTQALSRSLFSHLVPAGKEAEYYSAYEMSDRGMSWLGPLVFGLAYQLTGSYRDAIVSLVAFFMIGFVLLARVPVRQAVRDAGNPVPTRI, encoded by the coding sequence GTGGGCAGCGACACCGTGCGGGCGGAGCCGGCGGGCGACGAGGCGGCGCAGCGGCGCCGGGAGCAGCGGGGCTGGTACTTCTACGACTGGGCGTGCTCGGTCTACTCGACAAGCGTCCTCACGGTGTTCCTCGGGCCGTATCTGACGGCGGTCGCCAAGTCGGCGGCGGACGCGGACGGCTTCGTGCACCCGCTGGGGATACCGGTCCGGGCGGGCGCGTTCTTCGCGTACGCCGTCTCCGCCTCGGTCATCGTCTCGATCCTGGTGATGCCGCTCGCGGGTGCGGCCGCCGACCGTACCGGCCGCAAGAAGCCGCTGCTCGCGGTCTCCGCGTATCTGGGGGCCGCGGCGACCGCCGGGATGTTCTTCCTGGACGGGGACCGCTATCTGCTGGGCGGGTTCCTGCTCGTCGTCGCCAATGCCTCGCTCGCGGTGTCGATGGTCCTCTACAACTCGTATCTGCCCCAGATCGCGCCCCCCGAGGAACGCGACGCGGTCTCCTCGCGCGGCTGGGCGTTCGGCTACGCGTCCGGGGCGCTCGTCCTCGTGGCGAACCTCGTCCTGTACTCCGGCCACGACTCCTTCGGTGTGTCCGAGTCGACGGCGGTACGGATCTGCCTGGCCTCCGCGGGCGTGTGGTGGGGCGCGTTCACGCTCGTACCGCTGCGGCGCCTGCGGGACCGTCGCACGGCACCCGCCGGTGACGGGGCGGCGACGGTGCCCGGCTGGCGTCAACTGGCCTCGACCGTGCGCGACATGCGCCGTCGCCCGCTGACGCTCTCGTTCCTGCTCGCCTATCTGGTCTACAACGACGGCATCCAGACGGTGATCTCGCAGGCATCCGTGTACGGCTCGGAGGAGCTCGGCCTCGACCAGTCGACGCTGATCGTGGCGGTGCTGCTGGTGCAGGTCCTCGCCGTGGCGGGTGCGCTCGCGATGGGGCGCCTCGCCCGTACGTACGGTGCGAAGAACACGATCCTCGGCTCGCTGATCGCCTGGACGGTCACGATCGGGGCCGGTTACTTCCTGCCGTCGGGGGCGCCGGTGTGGTTCTTCGCGCTGGCGGCCGGGATCGGGCTCGTGCTCGGCGGCACGCAGGCGCTGTCCCGTTCCCTTTTCTCGCATCTGGTGCCGGCCGGCAAAGAGGCCGAGTACTACTCCGCATACGAGATGAGCGACCGGGGAATGAGCTGGCTCGGACCGCTCGTTTTCGGCCTCGCGTACCAGCTGACCGGCAGTTATAGGGATGCCATCGTGTCCCTGGTGGCGTTCTTCATGATCGGCTTTGTGCTGCTTGCCCGGGTTCCGGTGAGGCAGGCGGTGCGCGACGCGGGAAATCCCGTACCCACCCGGATTTAG
- a CDS encoding RNA polymerase-binding protein RbpA, producing MSERALRGTRLVVTSYETDRGIDLAPRQAVEYACEKGHRFEMPFSVEAEIPSEWECKVCGAQALLVDGDGPEEKKAKPARTHWDMLMERRTREELEEVLEERLAVLRSGAMNIAVHPRDSRKSA from the coding sequence ATGAGTGAGCGAGCTCTTCGCGGTACACGCCTCGTAGTGACGAGCTACGAGACGGACCGCGGCATCGACTTGGCTCCGCGCCAGGCCGTGGAGTACGCATGCGAGAAGGGACATCGTTTTGAGATGCCCTTCTCGGTGGAGGCCGAAATTCCGTCGGAGTGGGAGTGCAAGGTCTGCGGGGCCCAGGCACTTCTCGTGGATGGCGACGGCCCTGAGGAGAAGAAGGCCAAGCCCGCGCGTACGCATTGGGACATGCTGATGGAGCGGCGTACTCGCGAGGAACTCGAAGAGGTCCTCGAGGAGCGGCTCGCCGTTCTCCGATCGGGCGCCATGAACATCGCGGTGCACCCGCGCGACAGCCGCAAGTCCGCCTGA
- the fxsA gene encoding FxsA family membrane protein: MTTGTPSASRPATPRRSRVRTFLPLGIAAWLVLEIWLLTVVAGAAGGFTVFLLLLAGIVLGAVVIKRAGRRAFRNLSETLQRQQSGAVPAGGQRSEGNGLVMLAGLLLMIPGLVSDALGLLLLVPPVRTTLSRYTERTIERKMQSAAPGTFGDAFQQARMHRPDGTVIQGEVIKDDERPAQRPDAGPRPPIAP; this comes from the coding sequence ATGACCACAGGCACACCGTCCGCTTCGCGCCCCGCCACGCCCCGGCGTTCCCGGGTCCGCACGTTTCTGCCGCTCGGTATCGCCGCATGGCTGGTCCTGGAGATCTGGCTGCTGACCGTGGTGGCCGGCGCGGCCGGCGGGTTCACCGTCTTCCTGCTGCTGCTCGCCGGGATCGTGCTCGGCGCCGTCGTCATCAAGCGCGCCGGGCGCCGGGCCTTCAGGAATCTGAGCGAGACGCTGCAACGGCAGCAGAGCGGCGCGGTCCCGGCAGGCGGGCAGCGCTCCGAGGGCAACGGTCTGGTGATGCTGGCCGGTCTGCTGCTGATGATCCCCGGCCTCGTCTCCGACGCCCTGGGTCTCCTCCTGCTCGTCCCGCCCGTCCGCACGACCCTGAGCCGCTACACGGAGCGGACCATCGAGCGGAAGATGCAGTCGGCCGCCCCCGGGACCTTCGGCGACGCCTTCCAGCAGGCCCGGATGCACCGGCCGGACGGCACGGTCATCCAGGGCGAGGTGATCAAGGACGATGAGCGGCCCGCACAGCGTCCCGACGCGGGTCCGCGCCCCCCGATCGCCCCCTGA
- a CDS encoding polyprenol monophosphomannose synthase, with protein sequence MNDGGGRQFGPLGTALVIIPTYNEAENIKSIVGRVRASVPEAHVLVADDNSPDGTGKLADELASADDQVQVLHRQGKEGLGAAYLAGFRWGLEHGYGVLVEMDADGSHQPEELPRLLTALKGSDLVLGSRWVPGGRVVNWPKSREFLSRGGSTYSRLLLDVPIRDVTGGFRAFRRETLEGLGLGEVSSQGYCFQVDLARRAVRAGYHVVEVPITFVERELGDSKMSRDIVVEALWRVTAWGVGERMGRVIGRKQP encoded by the coding sequence GTGAACGACGGCGGTGGGCGGCAGTTCGGTCCTCTCGGTACGGCGCTGGTGATCATCCCGACCTACAACGAGGCGGAGAACATCAAGTCGATCGTCGGCCGGGTGCGCGCGTCCGTGCCCGAGGCGCATGTCCTCGTCGCCGACGACAACAGCCCCGACGGCACGGGAAAGCTCGCCGACGAGCTCGCCTCGGCCGACGACCAGGTCCAGGTCCTGCACCGACAGGGCAAGGAGGGTCTCGGCGCGGCCTATCTCGCGGGCTTCCGCTGGGGGTTGGAGCACGGGTACGGCGTCCTGGTGGAGATGGACGCCGACGGCTCCCATCAGCCCGAGGAACTGCCCCGGTTGCTGACCGCGCTGAAGGGCTCCGACCTCGTGCTCGGCTCGCGCTGGGTGCCGGGCGGACGGGTCGTCAACTGGCCCAAGTCGCGCGAGTTCCTCTCCCGCGGTGGCAGCACGTACTCGCGGCTGCTGCTCGACGTGCCGATCCGGGACGTCACCGGCGGCTTCCGCGCCTTCCGCCGCGAGACCCTCGAAGGCCTCGGGCTCGGCGAGGTCTCCTCCCAGGGCTACTGCTTCCAGGTCGACCTCGCGCGACGTGCGGTCAGGGCCGGCTATCACGTCGTCGAAGTGCCCATCACGTTCGTCGAGCGCGAGCTCGGCGACTCCAAGATGAGCCGTGACATCGTCGTCGAGGCACTGTGGCGGGTCACCGCGTGGGGCGTGGGGGAGCGCATGGGGCGTGTGATCGGCCGCAAGCAGCCCTGA
- a CDS encoding amidohydrolase: MSTTPTPAPAESRTVLLRGGDVHSPADPFATAMVVERGHVAWVGSEGAADAFAEGVDEVVDLEGALVTPAFTDAHVHTTSTGLALTGLDLSAARDRGEALALVRAHAAARPTDRILLGHGWDAARWPDGEPLTRAELDEATGGRPLYLSRIDVHSAAVTTALLDLVHGIADRPGFTPDGPLTRDAHHAVRAAAHAAVTPQQRTEAQRAALRHAASLGIGSVHECGGPDISSEDDFTGLLRLAAEESGPRVVGYWADLDIERARALGAVGAAGDLFVDGALGSHTACLHEPYADAAAGHTGTSYLDAHAVAAHVVACTEAGLQAGFHAIGDAAVTAVVDGVRAAAEKVGLARVRAARHRVEHAEMLSPETIASFAEFGLTASVQPAFDALWGGEDGMYADRLGVERARALNPFAALLRAGVPLAFGSDSPVTPLDPWGTVRAAAFHRTPEHRVSVRAAFTAHTRGGWRAVGRDDAGILVPGAPADYAVWRTEELVVQAPDDRVARWSTDPRSGTPGLPDLTPGGQLPLCLRTVVGGRTVYVGPDE; this comes from the coding sequence ATGAGTACGACCCCCACGCCCGCACCGGCAGAGTCCCGCACCGTCCTTCTGCGCGGTGGCGACGTCCACAGCCCCGCCGACCCCTTCGCCACGGCCATGGTCGTCGAGCGGGGGCACGTCGCCTGGGTCGGCTCCGAAGGCGCGGCCGACGCGTTCGCCGAGGGGGTCGACGAGGTCGTCGACCTCGAAGGCGCCCTCGTCACTCCCGCGTTCACCGACGCCCACGTCCACACCACGTCGACGGGGCTCGCCCTGACCGGCCTCGACCTCTCCGCGGCCCGCGACCGGGGCGAGGCGCTCGCCCTCGTCCGCGCCCACGCGGCCGCCCGCCCCACGGACCGGATCCTCCTCGGCCACGGCTGGGACGCCGCCCGCTGGCCCGACGGCGAGCCCCTCACACGCGCCGAGCTCGACGAGGCGACCGGCGGCCGCCCGCTCTACCTCTCCCGCATCGACGTCCACTCGGCCGCCGTCACCACGGCCCTGCTCGACCTCGTCCACGGCATCGCGGACCGCCCCGGATTCACCCCCGACGGGCCGCTCACCCGCGACGCCCACCACGCCGTGCGCGCCGCCGCCCACGCCGCCGTCACCCCGCAGCAGCGCACGGAGGCCCAGCGCGCGGCCCTGCGGCACGCGGCCTCCCTGGGGATCGGCTCCGTGCACGAGTGCGGTGGCCCCGACATCTCCTCCGAGGACGACTTCACGGGCCTGCTGCGCCTGGCCGCCGAGGAGTCCGGCCCCCGGGTCGTCGGCTACTGGGCCGACCTGGACATCGAGCGGGCCCGCGCGCTGGGCGCCGTCGGCGCCGCCGGTGACCTCTTCGTGGACGGCGCCCTCGGCTCGCACACGGCCTGCCTGCACGAGCCCTACGCGGACGCGGCCGCCGGGCACACCGGCACCTCCTACCTGGACGCCCACGCCGTCGCCGCCCACGTCGTCGCCTGCACCGAGGCGGGGCTCCAGGCGGGCTTCCACGCCATCGGGGACGCCGCGGTGACCGCCGTGGTGGACGGCGTGCGCGCCGCCGCCGAGAAGGTCGGCCTCGCCCGCGTCAGGGCCGCACGGCACCGCGTCGAGCACGCCGAGATGCTGTCGCCGGAGACCATCGCCTCCTTCGCCGAGTTCGGTCTCACCGCGTCCGTGCAGCCCGCCTTCGACGCCCTGTGGGGCGGCGAGGACGGCATGTACGCCGACCGTCTCGGCGTGGAACGGGCCCGCGCCCTCAACCCGTTCGCCGCCCTCCTGCGCGCCGGGGTCCCACTGGCCTTCGGCTCCGACAGTCCGGTCACCCCGCTCGACCCGTGGGGCACGGTCCGCGCCGCGGCCTTCCACCGCACGCCCGAGCACCGGGTCTCCGTGCGCGCCGCGTTCACCGCGCACACCCGCGGCGGCTGGCGCGCCGTCGGCCGGGACGACGCGGGCATCCTGGTCCCGGGCGCCCCGGCGGACTACGCCGTGTGGCGCACCGAGGAGCTCGTCGTCCAGGCGCCGGACGACCGCGTCGCGCGCTGGTCGACCGACCCGCGCTCGGGGACTCCGGGCCTCCCGGATCTCACGCCAGGGGGCCAACTGCCGCTCTGCCTGCGCACGGTGGTCGGCGGGCGGACCGTGTACGTAGGGCCGGACGAGTGA
- a CDS encoding Lrp/AsnC family transcriptional regulator, whose translation MEELDRQIVQLLVKDGRMSYTDLGKATGLSTSAVHQRVRRLEQRGVIRGYAAVVDPEAVGLSLTAFISVKPFDPSAPDDIAERLAGVPEIEACHSVAGDENYILKVRVETPHDLENLLARVRSLAGVSTRTTVVLSTPYEARPPRV comes from the coding sequence ATGGAGGAGCTCGACCGACAGATCGTGCAGCTGCTCGTCAAGGACGGGCGGATGAGTTACACCGACCTGGGCAAGGCCACCGGCCTGTCCACGTCAGCGGTGCACCAGCGCGTGCGCCGCCTCGAACAGCGCGGGGTCATCCGCGGCTATGCCGCGGTCGTCGACCCCGAGGCGGTCGGCCTGTCGCTCACCGCCTTCATCTCGGTGAAACCGTTCGACCCCAGCGCCCCCGACGACATCGCGGAACGCCTGGCCGGCGTCCCCGAGATCGAGGCCTGCCACAGCGTCGCCGGCGACGAGAACTACATCCTCAAGGTCCGCGTGGAGACCCCGCACGACCTGGAGAACCTGCTCGCCCGGGTGCGCTCCCTGGCCGGTGTCTCCACCCGCACGACCGTGGTCCTCTCCACCCCGTACGAGGCACGGCCGCCCCGCGTCTGA